The sequence TGCCGGATTGACGCGGCCCGGTCAAGACAACCGCCGGAAACTGGTCGACGGCTCTTCGAAGCGCCTCTTCCAGGGATCTCTGAATGTATCGGTTCAACAGCCACACCTCTTTTTTGGTAGTATTTTTGCATTTGAAATGCAAAAATGCAAGAAAAAAGGAAAGGTGTTCCCGTCTGCGTGGCAGGCCTCTTAAGGGTTCATGCCGCCGCCGAGGTCGGCGGAGATCTCTTCGGCGGCCTGTCTCAGCTTGTCGACGATCGTGTTCAGGCGTTCTTCGGATTTCCCTTCCGTGGCGGTCAAGGCGACCCCCAAGGCCCCGACAACCCGCTGCGGATAGCCGCGGATGGGGGCGGCAATGCCGATGACGCCGTCCAAGGCCTCTTCGTGTTCGACCACATAGCCCTGTTCCCGGATCTGCTGCAAACGCCGCTTGAATCGATCGTTGTCCACGATGGAGTGGACGGTATAGGATTCGAGCGGGCTCTCTTCCAGGATGCGATCCACCGCGTCCTCCTTGAGGTGGGCCATCAGGACCATCCCGAGCATCCCGTAGTGCGGCGGTCTGCGCCACCCGATGTCGGAGACGACGCGGATCGCGCCGCTCCCCTCCTTCTTGTCGGCATACACGAGCTGGTTGTCCATGAGGACGCCGAGGAGCACGGTCGCGCCGGTCTCGTTCCGGAGCCGGGACATCGCGCGGTCGGCGGATTTGCGCAGGGAAAAGGACGAGAAGACGATGCTCCCCAGTTCGAAGAGGCGCAGCCCCAGGTGGTAGCGCTTCGACAGGGGGTCCTGGCGGAGGTAGCGCCTGGCCGTGAGGTTGGCGAGGAGCCGCTTGACCGTGGTCTTGTTGAGCCCGGTCTTCTGGACGATCTCCGAGAGGCTCATCTCCCGTGTTTCGAAGCTGAAGGCATCCAGGATGTCCAAGGCCCGTTCGAGGACCTGCACGCGGTAGGCGGTTTCGGTTTCCTTTTGACGATCGGCCATATCCTTGTCTTCCCTTTTCCCCTGCCTCTTTCCGTCCATCTTCCCTCCACCCCGCGGCCGCTGCAGCCTTGAAGGCGCTGCCTGCCGGCCCATCGCCAAAATTTTTTGGTCCGCCGAGTGAGCTCGGTTCACTTTTTCCTTGACACATACCATTTCAAAACGATACCGTCAATCTAAAAGTGAAACCATGTTCCACAATGTGAAACTTTTTACTGGAGGGGATGCGATGATCAATGACCTGAGAGGCTTGTTGGGGGCGCTCGACCAGAAGGGCAAACTGCGCGTGGTGAACAACGCCGACTGGGATCTCGAGATCGGCACCATCAATGAGCTGATGGCGGAAAAGCAGGGCCCGGGCCTGGTCTTCGACAACATCAAGGGGTATCCGGCCGGGTTCCGGGTGGCCACCAATCTGCTGCATCACGAGGTGGGTCAGCGCATCGCCTTCGGGTTCCCCGACGAGCTGTCCCGGCTGGAGTGCGTGGCGGACTGGAAGCGGAAGTGGAACGCGTTCAAGCCCGTGCCGCCTGTCGAGGTGCAGAACGGCCCCGTGAAGGAAAACATCCTGACCGGAGGCGACATCGACATCTTCAAGATCCCGACCCCCAAGTGGCACACCCTGGACGGCGGCCGCTACATCGGGACGGGGGTGATCACGATCACGCGGGATCCAGACGAAGGCTGGGTGAACTTCGGCACCTACCGCGTCATGATCCAGGACAAGACGACCCTGGCCTTTTACGCCTCGCCGGGGAAGCACGCGACCATCATGCGCGAGAAGTACTGGGCGATGGGCAAGCCCTGCCCGGTCGCCATGTGCTTCGGCCAGGACCCGCTCCTCTTCGCGCTCTCCACCATCCCGCTGCCGTGGGGGATCTCCGAGTACGACATGGCCGGGTACATCAAGGGCCAGGGTGTCGAAGTCGTCATCGACGATGTGACGGGCCTTCCCATTCCGGCCACGGCCGAGATCGTGGCCTGCGGGTTCTCGCCGCCGCCCGAGGAGGACAGCCGGCCCGAAGGGCCCTTCGGGGAGTGGCAGGGGTACTACGCCTCCGGGACCCGGAATGAGCCCGTGGTGCACATCAAAAAGCTCTATCACCGGAACGACCCGATCCTCTTCGGGCAACCGCCGGTCAAACCCCCGGTCAACACCTGGTTCCCCATCCCGATCCACTCGGCGACCTTTCTCTGGAACGAGCTCGAGAAGGCCGGCATGATGGACATCCGGGGCGTGTACGTCCACGGCCCGGGCGACCGGATCATCGCGGTCATCTCGCTCAAACAGCGCTACCTCGGTCACGCCAAGCAGGTGGCCACGCTGGCGGGCGCGTTCCTGCAGGGCGGCGCCTGCACGGGCCGCTACATCATCACGGTCGATGAGGACATCGATCCGTCGAACCTGGACGAGGTCCTCTGGGCGGTCACCACCCGGTGCGATCCGGAGGCCTACATCGACATCGTCCCCGGCTTCCTCACGAGCCCGCTCGATCCGATGATCAACCCGGAGAAACGCGCGCGCAAAGACTACACGACGGCCAAGGTCTTCATCAACGCCTGCCGCCCCTACCATTGGAAGGACAAGTTTCCGCCGGTCAACACGGCCGGGCCGGAGCTCCGGCGCAAGACCCTCGAGAAGTGGGCCGACCTCTTCGCGAACGTATAGCCCCGCTGCGGGCGGAGGAAGACGTGTCGTTTCTGACGCCCGGAAAAAGCACACTTCTACAGCCCCCCGCCGTCGATGGCGGGGGGAATCCGATCGATCGAAAACCGGTCATTATGGTCACAGGCAAGGCGCCCGGGGGTTCGAATACAAAACGGCCGGCGGGCGCCTGCACCGGCTGTAAACCCTCGACAACCCCTGGGGGATGCCATGCAGAAGACCGTTGCCGTTGTGGGGACCTTGGACACCAAGGGCCCCGAGATCGAACTCCTAAGGGACCTGATTACACGTGAGGGCGTCCGGGCGCTCGTTGTCGACACGGGCATCCTGGACGAAGCCTTCCTCCCGGCTGACATCCCCCGCGAACGGATCGCCGAGGCCGGCGGGCAGACCATCGAGCGATTGGTGGACACCGGGGACGAGGCCTTCGCCCAGAGGACCATGGCGACGGGCCTCCAGATGGTCATCTCCGGCCTGCTGGCTGAAGGGCGCATCCACGGGCTGCTCGCCGTCGGCGGCGGCCAGGGCTCCGTCATCGTCGCCCCCACCCTGAAATGCCTTCCCCTGGGATTTCCCAAGGTTCTCGTTTCGACCAAAGTGACCCAGGCCGGGCTCTGGCCCTATATCGGGCCGAAGGACGTCCTGGTCATGCCCCCCGTGGCCGACCTGGCCGGGATCAACCGGCTGACGCGGCGGATCCTCGTCAATGCCGCAGGGGCGATCGTGGGCATGGTGAAGATGGCGCCCCTCTCCGACCGGAACCGCCCCCTCGTGGTCATGAGCATGAACGGCACCGTGACCGGCTGCGGGCTGGCGGTCAAGGACCGGCTGGAGGCCCTGGGGTATGCCGTGCTGGTCTACCACACCATCGGCACGGGCGGGGAGGCGCTCGAGGACTACGTGGCCTCGCATGAGGTGAAGGCCGTGGTCGAACTGGGAGTAAACGAAGTCACCAACTTCATGCTGGGGGGGCGGGCCTCGGCCGGGCCCGATCGGCTCACCGCCGCCGGGAAGCGAGGCATCCCGCAGGTGGTGGCGCCGGGAAGCGCCGATTTCATCAACTTTTTGGGACCCGAGACCGTCCCGGCCTGTTTCCAGGGCCGCAATCTCTACTGCCACAACCCGATGGCCACGCTCGTCCGCACCAGTCCGGAGGAAAACCGCCGGCTCGGGGAGGCCCTGGCGGAGAAGCTGAACCAGGCCTGCGGCCCCGTGATGGTGCTATGGCCTCGGAGAGGGCTTTCCACGCTCGACCGGGCGGGGAAGCCTTACTGGGATCCGGAGGCCGACGCGGCGCTGCTTGAAACGCTCAGACAGCGTCTTGACCCCGGAATCGTGTTCAAGGAGCTCGACGCCTACATCAACGACGCGGCCTTCGCGGAGGCGGTGACCGAGGCGGTTGAAGAAATCCTGAAGACATGATTCATGTTCCCACCCTTCGGCTTCCGGCTGACGCCGATGGGATGATGCCAGGATGAATCGCCGTAAAGACAGGGGTCGGCAGGGGATTTTGCCTGAAAACGCATTGGCGAGAGGTCAGTAGAAGATCGTCTCCGTCCGGTGGTAGGGCCTTTCCCGGTAGCGTTCTTCCTGTCCGAGGGTCCAGAGGAGGGCGTCGATATCGGCCGGGATGCAGGGTTTGCCCATGCGCATGAGGCGGCGGCAGATGCGGCCGACGGCCTCGATGGTGCAGGCCCTGACCTCGACTTCCTGGGGGGACCCTTGGGCGAGCGGTTCCAGGTGGTCGATCCGCATCGACAGATCGGGACTGTAGACCAGGACCCCCTCGGCGCGCAGGACCTGGGGCAGCTTGTAGTCCGCGAAGGCCGTCAATTCCGCGAAATCCTCGAATTCCCCGAGCCCTCCTCCGCCGAACGCGCCATGCAGATCGGCGGCAAGGATCTGGGCGCGCTTGTAGAAGAAGACCTTCTTTCCGCTGTAAAAGGCCGTATCCCTGAACGAGGCGAAGTCCGACGCGAGGCGCCTGACGAGGGCGAGGGCGGACCGGCCCGCGGACCGGACGAGGCGCTCGGCGCGGCCGTCATAGTTGTGGATCAGGACCCGCCCCGTTTCGTTGAGCGCCGCGAGGCGTTCGGGCATCAGGGGAAGGGTTCCGCGGCCGCCCAGCACAAGAAGGAGGTCGTCCATCTCGAGGCCGGCGAGAAAGGATGCATCGGCAAGCGGCGCCCCGGCCTCCATCGCCTTCTTGAGGGCGGCGGCCAGGGCGTAGTAGCCGTTCAGGGTTTCGCCCCGGTCGTCGATCTGCCATCGGTTCGCCCCGGGAGGGGCCCAGAAGCAGAAATTGAGGGTGTCGAGGACGAGGAGATAGGCGCAGGTCTCCGCCTCCCCTCCCTGGAAGTGGTACCGGGCATCCCACGGGACGGCGAGCGAGGGCTGCCCGGCCAGAAACGAGCAGAACCGGTTCAGGTTTTCTTCATCGATGCGGACGTCCCGGGCGCGCTCGGCGACGAAGCGGGCGCTCTCGGCCGCCTCCCATGGCGCAGACGTGCGGTGTTGCGGGGCCGTGGATGTCGGGTGCTGATCGGAAAGACTCACCAGGTTCTGACGGGACCGGTGTCGACGTGGATGAAGTTGGACCGCGGGTAATAGCCCACGCCGCCGCGCTGAAGGCTTATGGCGATCTGGCGGAGGGTACGAAGCGGGATGCCGGGGATGGTGATGTCGACTGCCTTGGCCTCGCAGTGGAGGCTGTTCTTGGCCACCCGGGAGCTTTTCCTGCGGAGCATCGCGTTGGTGGATGGGGAACGGTACCCGGAGATGACGTGGAAGGGTTCCTTGAGACGGAGCTTTTTGCGGATGGCGCTCAGAATGTCGAGAAGGTTGCGGTCGATGGGCTTGATCTCGTCCGTGCGGTGGTCCCGCAGGATGTAATTGATGTGCCGGAGCGCCGAGGTGCGGTACTGCCCCTTCGAGAAGTAGCAGACGTCCAGGTCTTCTCCGGTGTGGGCATTGTAGAGTGCGAGTTCTTTGCTGGGCGTCTTCCGGGAATAGGCGCTCCAGGCGGACTCCTCGCGGCAAAAGATCAGAGCGGCAGCCAATCCGGCGGATTTGAGAAAGAATCGTCGGTCCATATGTCTGGTCCTGCTCGAAGATCGGATAAGCGGTGCAATTCCACATGCGGCGCACGCTGCGTGCGATGCCGTAACGAAGCCAGATGGGCCAGGCGGTGTTCTGCAGGGGGTCGATTAGCGCTATTCTATCCGTCGAACCGGATTTGTCAACCCGTTTTCGCCTGAATTCGGGCCTTTTCTTCCTGCAGGCTTTTTCTTTTGACCGATGGCCGTGCTTTTCGACGGCCGCGGCCCGGGCGGAAAAGACCCTTCAAGGGTCGAAGGGGCGGTTCTGCCGGCTGGCTAGGGCCGGAGCAGTTTGAAGCCCGTCTCGTCGTCCATGATCCGGGCGGCCGAGGTCCCCAGCAGTTCGAACAGAATGACCTCCATGACCTGCCAGACCTTGACGCCGTTGCGGACGCAGCCGGTCACGGTCCGGTCCCTCCGCCCCGAAGCGATGTGCATATGCAGGATGGGCTTGCCGCTCTCGTCGGGGAAAAGCGTCCCCGTGCCGCTGATTTCATGGACATCGCCGAGGATGTGCTCCAGGGGGACGACCGGCTGCGCGCGCCCGTCGGCGGGGCCGACGACGAGCCGGCTCCCCTTGTCGGCGCCCCCGAGCGCGATCAAGGCGGCCGCCCGGATGTCCTTCTTCTCGGCAAAGGCCTCCACGGCTTCGTGCAGGATCTCGCCGTCCTCGAGGCGGATGACGAAGATCCGCCCGATTTGCGCTTCGGAATATTTCATGGATTCATCCTCGTTTCGGCAGAGTCAGTAACGTCTTCGAATCCGCCGGTGTTTTCCGTCGAATGGGGGCCTTCTTCGCTGAACGCCCGCGCCTGTCAGGTCTTGCCGGCGGCTCGGCGGAGTTCATCGAGGATCTCCCGGACCTCTTGTCGATGCTCCGGCGGTACCCGGATGATGCCCCAGCCCTTCTGGGTCTGGAAAAGGCCGTCGTAGGCGGTGTCATGATAGGATTGGAGGATGTGGGGGATCTCCCTCTCCTCGAGGATGGACACGAGGAGGCGCGCCTCGATTTCATTGTCCAGAGTGGCTGTCTTGATATAGTCGTCCACGACGGTTCCTCACAAATCAGGCCGCTGAACAGCGCCCATCGGCTGCGTTGCGCGCATCCTGCGCCGCAGCGGCGCAGGGATCGGGGCATCCTGTTCCACGGGATCTCGCGGGTTGTGTATCCGGCCGCTTCTCCAGGGCCTTTGCACAAGGCGTTTCCCGGCATGCTGTTCCCCTGCCGGTCCGGCCAGGGGCCCGGGTCAAAATAGGGCGCTGCCGTTCGGCGAGCGGCCGGTCAGGTCAGCCGGATGGAGTATTTCTTCACCAGGTGGTCCGGCGAGTAGGACTCCTTGGCGCTCCGAAGGCTCTCGATC comes from Desulfatiglans anilini DSM 4660 and encodes:
- a CDS encoding IclR family transcriptional regulator — protein: MDGKRQGKREDKDMADRQKETETAYRVQVLERALDILDAFSFETREMSLSEIVQKTGLNKTTVKRLLANLTARRYLRQDPLSKRYHLGLRLFELGSIVFSSFSLRKSADRAMSRLRNETGATVLLGVLMDNQLVYADKKEGSGAIRVVSDIGWRRPPHYGMLGMVLMAHLKEDAVDRILEESPLESYTVHSIVDNDRFKRRLQQIREQGYVVEHEEALDGVIGIAAPIRGYPQRVVGALGVALTATEGKSEERLNTIVDKLRQAAEEISADLGGGMNP
- a CDS encoding UbiD family decarboxylase → MINDLRGLLGALDQKGKLRVVNNADWDLEIGTINELMAEKQGPGLVFDNIKGYPAGFRVATNLLHHEVGQRIAFGFPDELSRLECVADWKRKWNAFKPVPPVEVQNGPVKENILTGGDIDIFKIPTPKWHTLDGGRYIGTGVITITRDPDEGWVNFGTYRVMIQDKTTLAFYASPGKHATIMREKYWAMGKPCPVAMCFGQDPLLFALSTIPLPWGISEYDMAGYIKGQGVEVVIDDVTGLPIPATAEIVACGFSPPPEEDSRPEGPFGEWQGYYASGTRNEPVVHIKKLYHRNDPILFGQPPVKPPVNTWFPIPIHSATFLWNELEKAGMMDIRGVYVHGPGDRIIAVISLKQRYLGHAKQVATLAGAFLQGGACTGRYIITVDEDIDPSNLDEVLWAVTTRCDPEAYIDIVPGFLTSPLDPMINPEKRARKDYTTAKVFINACRPYHWKDKFPPVNTAGPELRRKTLEKWADLFANV
- a CDS encoding Tm-1-like ATP-binding domain-containing protein, translating into MQKTVAVVGTLDTKGPEIELLRDLITREGVRALVVDTGILDEAFLPADIPRERIAEAGGQTIERLVDTGDEAFAQRTMATGLQMVISGLLAEGRIHGLLAVGGGQGSVIVAPTLKCLPLGFPKVLVSTKVTQAGLWPYIGPKDVLVMPPVADLAGINRLTRRILVNAAGAIVGMVKMAPLSDRNRPLVVMSMNGTVTGCGLAVKDRLEALGYAVLVYHTIGTGGEALEDYVASHEVKAVVELGVNEVTNFMLGGRASAGPDRLTAAGKRGIPQVVAPGSADFINFLGPETVPACFQGRNLYCHNPMATLVRTSPEENRRLGEALAEKLNQACGPVMVLWPRRGLSTLDRAGKPYWDPEADAALLETLRQRLDPGIVFKELDAYINDAAFAEAVTEAVEEILKT
- a CDS encoding queuosine 5'-phosphate N-glycosylase/hydrolase, which encodes MSLSDQHPTSTAPQHRTSAPWEAAESARFVAERARDVRIDEENLNRFCSFLAGQPSLAVPWDARYHFQGGEAETCAYLLVLDTLNFCFWAPPGANRWQIDDRGETLNGYYALAAALKKAMEAGAPLADASFLAGLEMDDLLLVLGGRGTLPLMPERLAALNETGRVLIHNYDGRAERLVRSAGRSALALVRRLASDFASFRDTAFYSGKKVFFYKRAQILAADLHGAFGGGGLGEFEDFAELTAFADYKLPQVLRAEGVLVYSPDLSMRIDHLEPLAQGSPQEVEVRACTIEAVGRICRRLMRMGKPCIPADIDALLWTLGQEERYRERPYHRTETIFY
- a CDS encoding YcbK family protein; amino-acid sequence: MDRRFFLKSAGLAAALIFCREESAWSAYSRKTPSKELALYNAHTGEDLDVCYFSKGQYRTSALRHINYILRDHRTDEIKPIDRNLLDILSAIRKKLRLKEPFHVISGYRSPSTNAMLRRKSSRVAKNSLHCEAKAVDITIPGIPLRTLRQIAISLQRGGVGYYPRSNFIHVDTGPVRTW
- a CDS encoding PPC domain-containing DNA-binding protein, whose protein sequence is MKYSEAQIGRIFVIRLEDGEILHEAVEAFAEKKDIRAAALIALGGADKGSRLVVGPADGRAQPVVPLEHILGDVHEISGTGTLFPDESGKPILHMHIASGRRDRTVTGCVRNGVKVWQVMEVILFELLGTSAARIMDDETGFKLLRP